GCACCGCAGTTGACTATAGCCGGAGATATGACGACGTCGCTTATTGGCGGATTCGCGGGAGGGAGCAGCAGTTGATTGATTCCCTTGGAGGAGCCCGCTCTGACACCGGAGAGCCTTATCGCACCGAGAATGCCGTACGCGGAGTGGCGAAAGAAAATCCACAAGGCAGAAGGCTCCACGCCGCCGCGACGGAGTCGTGGGGCCAACTTCACCCTTACACGGGATACTAGGGATGCCGCGAATCTACAAACCGGGCTCGTTCTTGAGAATCCCCCTTGCCGACGGCTCTTTCGGTTACGGCAGGGTGCTCAAACTGCCGCATGATGCCTATTACGACTACAGGACCGACACTCCAGATCCAGATCTGGATCGGATTGCCTCCAAGCCTATCCTTTTCAAGATCATGGTTCGCCATATGGAGGAGCGGGCATGGGAGCTCATTGGGTGGAGAAAGCTGGAGGAGCAGTTTTCTCAACCGATCGTCCAGTTCATGCAGGACATTGGGAACTTCCGCGACTGCACGATCTTCGACACCGTTGGCAATGAGAGAAGCGCGGAGCCCCAGGAGTGTGTCGGGCTTGAGTGCTCGGCTGTCTGGGAAGAGGTGGGGGTTGAGGAACGCCTGCTCGATGCCTTCATGGGGCGGCCCAACGCCTCGGTGGAGCGCTTGAAGGTGCGCCTGAAATAGGCACGCTCATCGGAGCGGACGCGGCTCAAAGCGGCGGATTGTTCTGCATGGAGGCAGCGGGAATCGAACCCGCCGCAAGGCGGAAGCAAAACCCCAAGCAGGTCGCGCCGTTACCGACGAATGCCTTCAGCTCCCGTTCTGATCACGGCCGCAGCACCGTCAGCTTGAAGGGGCCGCCGTGGGCGGCCGCGTGCGTGACGGCCTCGTTCGCGTCGTCCAGGGCGAAGGCCGTGACGTCGAACTCCTCCAGCCGCAGGAGCCCGGAGCGGACGAGGCTGGCCATGCGGAGGACGGCCTCGGGTGGGCACATCCACTGCCCGTGGAGGGTGATGCAGTTGCGCATGATCCACGGGTAAGGCAGGTCCAGGCCCGCCCCCCCCAGCATCCCCACGCCCCCCATGAGCACCACCCGTCCGGAGGGCCGCACCGTCATGAGGGCGGCGCGCACCGGGAGGGTGCTGGCCGAGGGGGGCAGCAGATCCATCACGCAGTCGATCGGGCCGGGCGCCGCCCGCCGCATCCGCTCCCGGTCCTCCTCCTCCTGGCCCCCGAGCTTCACGGTTCGGACGCGGGGCCCGAAACGGCGCTTCAAGTCCTCGAGCACCGTCTCCTTGCGGCCCGGCGCGATGACGCAGCCCGCGCCCATCGCCAGGGCGACCGCGACGGCCGCGCTGCCGAAGTTCCCCGTGGCGCCACTGATGAGGACCGTCTCCCCCGCCCGGAGCTCCGCCTTGAGCAAACCGCCATACGGCACGAGCAGCGTGACCAGGGCGCACCACCGCGCCGCCTCCGCGTCGTCCAGCGGGCCCAAGGGATGGGCGTTCTCCGTCGGGACCCGGATGCGCTCGGCGAAGGAGCCATGGTGGAAATGCTTCTGCAGGCGCTGGCCCCCCTCACCCCGGGCGCTCCAGCCCTGGAGCGTGATGTCGGGAGACAGCCCCCCGTCACGCGACCGCACGGTGGGATCGCAGAAGACCCAGTCCCCGGGGGCGAGCCGGGTCGCGTCCGGTCCGACGGCGCGCACGCGGCCCACCGCCCCGCACCCCGGCGCCACCGGCGGCGTCAGCAGATACCGCCGCTCGCCACTGAAGACCTCGTTCGCGTAGGGCAGCACCGGCGCCGCCACGACATCCACGATCACCTCTCCGGTCC
Above is a window of Cystobacter fuscus DNA encoding:
- a CDS encoding alcohol dehydrogenase catalytic domain-containing protein; protein product: MKAAILKSFGAPLAIETLPEPLLGTGEVIVDVVAAPVLPYANEVFSGERRYLLTPPVAPGCGAVGRVRAVGPDATRLAPGDWVFCDPTVRSRDGGLSPDITLQGWSARGEGGQRLQKHFHHGSFAERIRVPTENAHPLGPLDDAEAARWCALVTLLVPYGGLLKAELRAGETVLISGATGNFGSAAVAVALAMGAGCVIAPGRKETVLEDLKRRFGPRVRTVKLGGQEEEDRERMRRAAPGPIDCVMDLLPPSASTLPVRAALMTVRPSGRVVLMGGVGMLGGAGLDLPYPWIMRNCITLHGQWMCPPEAVLRMASLVRSGLLRLEEFDVTAFALDDANEAVTHAAAHGGPFKLTVLRP
- a CDS encoding immunity 26/phosphotriesterase HocA family protein → MPRIYKPGSFLRIPLADGSFGYGRVLKLPHDAYYDYRTDTPDPDLDRIASKPILFKIMVRHMEERAWELIGWRKLEEQFSQPIVQFMQDIGNFRDCTIFDTVGNERSAEPQECVGLECSAVWEEVGVEERLLDAFMGRPNASVERLKVRLK